Proteins from a genomic interval of Papaver somniferum cultivar HN1 chromosome 4, ASM357369v1, whole genome shotgun sequence:
- the LOC113274784 gene encoding threonine synthase, chloroplastic-like, giving the protein MDSSQSSDETSRSQHISYSNIYGFSAKYVPFNADPSSTESYSLDEIIYTSASGGLLDVQHDMEALKKFDGQYWKNLFDSRTGKTTWPYGSGVWSKKEWVLPEIDAEHIVSAFEGNSNIFWAERYGKTVLGMNDLWVKQCGISHTGSFKDLGMTVLVSQVNRLRKLGKQPIVGVGCASTGDTSAALSAYCAAAGIPAIVFLPANKISMAQLVQPIANGAKVLSLDTDFDGCMQLIREVTAELPIYLANSLNSLRIEGQKTAAIEILQQFNWQVPDWVIVPGGNLGNIYAFYKGFHMCKELGLVDRLPRLVCAQAANANPLYLHYKSGWDSEFKPVRAKTTFASAIQIGDPVSIHRAVFALKNCDGIVEEATEEELMDAMSQADLTGMFVCPQTGVALSALIKLRNKGVIAPTDRTVVVSTAHGLKFAQAKIDYHSKAIPGMASQFANPPIEVKAELAAVMDVLQNEVLSDLH; this is encoded by the coding sequence ATGGATTCTTCTCAATCATCTGATGAAACTAGTAGAAGTCAACACATATCTTATTCTAACATCTATGGGTTTTCAGCAAAATATGTACCATTCAACGCAGATCCATCCTCAACTGAATCTTATTCACTTGATGAGATCATCTACACAAGTGCCTCTGGTGGGTTGTTAGATGTGCAGCATGATATGGAAGCACTGAAGAAATTTGATGGTCAATACTGGAAaaatctatttgattcaagaacaGGTAAAACTACTTGGCCATATGGATCTGGTGTTTGGTCAAAAAAAGAATGGGTTTTGCCGGAGATTGATGCCGAGCATATTGTCAGTGCATTTGAAGGTAATTCTAATATTTTCTGGGCTGAAAGATATGGCAAAACAGTACTAGGTATGAATGATTTATGGGTCAAACAATGTGGTATTTCACATACTGGTAGTTTTAAGGATTTGGGCATGACTGTGTTGGTTAGTCAAGTTAATCGATTGCGAAAACTAGGTAAACAACCGATTGTTGGTGTGGGTTGTGCGTCGACTGGTGATACGTCTGCTGCGTTATCAGCTTATTGTGCTGCAGCAGGTATACCGGCCATTGTTTTTTTACCTGCTAATAAGATTTCAATGGCTCAGTTAGTTCAGCCAATTGCTAATGGTGCAAAAGTTTTAAGTTTAGATACTGATTTTGATGGATGTATGCAATTGATACGCGAAGTTACGGCTGAATTGCCGATTTATTTAGCTAATTCTTTGAATAGCTTGAGAATTGAAGGGCAGAAAACTGCTGCAATTGAGATACTACAACAGTTTAATTGGCAAGTGCCGGATTGGGTTATTGTGCCTGGTGGGAATTTGGGGAATATCTATGCTTTCTACAAAGGGTTTCATATGTGCAAGGAGTTAGGACTTGTGGACCGATTACCACGTCTTGTTTGTGCTCAAGCTGCGAATGCTAATCCGTTGTATCTGCATTATAAATCTGGGTGGGACAGTGAATTTAAGCCTGTCAGAGCCAAAACTACATTTGCATCTGCAATTCAGATTGGCGATCCAGTTTCTATTCATAGAGCTGTTTTTGCTTTGAAAAACTGTGATGGGATTGTTGAGGAAGCGACCGAGGAGGAATTAATGGATGCAATGTCTCAGGCAGATCTTACTGGAATGTTTGTTTGTCCTCAAACTGGCGTTGCGCTCTCTGCATTGATTAAGCTTAGAAATAAAGGAGTTATCGCACCGACTGATCGGACAGTTGTAGTTAGTACTGCTCATGGATTGAAGTTTGCACAAGCCAAGATTGATTACCACTCGAAAGCAATTCCAGGTATGGCTTCCCAATTTGCTAACCCACCTATAGAAGTGAAGGCCGAATTAGCAGCCGTTATGGATGTTCTGCAGAATGAAGTGTTGAGTGACTTGCATTAA